Proteins found in one Nostoc sp. NIES-3756 genomic segment:
- a CDS encoding 1-aminocyclopropane-1-carboxylate deaminase/D-cysteine desulfhydrase has product MSLNFVPPPTQKIDSEIASSLGVELYVLRLDLMHPWVNGNKWYKLKYNLAEAKEKGYTKLLTFGGAYSNHIFATAAAGKLLGFTTIGVIRGEETLPLNSTLSFALQQDMQLVYVDRQTYRNKHSSELHADLKKRFGEVFIIPEGGSNLNGVRGCLEIVTAAMQVFDTVCVACGTATTLAGIALALNPKQRVLGFPILKNGGFLAQDIDNLMQNYLATGLPAPYSSPAPWELICDYHFGGYAKVKDDLLLFSQQFTQTHGIPLDQVYTAKMFYGVMDLLNQGYFSIGDRLLLIHTGGLQGNTILDFKF; this is encoded by the coding sequence ATGTCGTTGAATTTTGTTCCTCCTCCTACGCAAAAAATTGATAGTGAGATTGCTAGTAGCTTAGGAGTGGAACTGTATGTATTACGCCTTGACTTAATGCACCCGTGGGTAAACGGGAATAAGTGGTATAAGCTAAAATACAATCTCGCTGAAGCCAAGGAAAAAGGTTATACAAAATTACTTACCTTTGGTGGTGCATATTCTAATCACATTTTTGCCACAGCCGCCGCAGGTAAGTTACTGGGCTTTACAACCATTGGTGTGATTCGTGGAGAAGAAACACTACCTTTAAACTCAACGTTGAGTTTTGCTTTACAACAAGATATGCAGCTTGTTTATGTTGATCGTCAAACTTATCGAAATAAGCACAGTTCTGAGTTACACGCAGATTTAAAGAAACGCTTTGGAGAAGTTTTTATCATTCCTGAAGGTGGTAGTAACTTAAATGGTGTACGGGGTTGTTTAGAAATAGTAACTGCGGCAATGCAAGTATTTGATACTGTGTGTGTAGCCTGTGGTACTGCGACAACTTTAGCAGGTATTGCCCTAGCGCTTAACCCTAAACAGCGCGTGCTTGGTTTTCCTATATTAAAAAATGGAGGATTTTTAGCACAGGATATCGACAACTTAATGCAGAATTATCTCGCAACTGGATTACCTGCACCATATAGTTCTCCTGCACCGTGGGAATTGATTTGTGATTATCATTTTGGCGGTTATGCCAAGGTAAAAGATGATTTGTTATTATTCAGCCAGCAGTTTACGCAAACCCACGGTATACCTCTAGATCAAGTATACACGGCTAAGATGTTTTATGGTGTCATGGATTTGCTTAACCAAGGATATTTTTCTATTGGCGATCGCTTGTTATTAATCCACACTGGCGGGTTAC